One part of the Patescibacteria group bacterium genome encodes these proteins:
- a CDS encoding response regulator: MNNKINILVVEDEQALLEAIRIKLEQTGFSVVSARTVEQAYSLLLDLKDVRAIWLDHYLLGQENGLDLVAKVKNQPEFKKIPIFVVSNTASPDKVKTYLNLGASKYYTKSNYRLEEIIKDLKTYLKNPE, from the coding sequence ATGAACAATAAGATAAATATCCTGGTCGTCGAGGATGAGCAGGCGCTCCTGGAAGCAATCAGGATTAAATTAGAACAGACGGGCTTTTCAGTCGTCAGTGCCCGAACCGTCGAGCAGGCCTATTCCCTACTCTTAGATCTAAAAGATGTCAGAGCTATCTGGCTTGACCACTATCTTTTAGGCCAAGAAAACGGTTTAGATTTAGTGGCTAAAGTAAAAAACCAGCCAGAATTCAAGAAAATCCCGATTTTCGTGGTCTCTAATACCGCTAGCCCAGACAAGGTTAAGACCTATCTGAATCTAGGGGCGAGTAAATACTACACGAAGTCAAATTATCGTCTCGAAGAGATAATCAAAGACCTGAAAACTTACCTTAAGAATCCGGAATAA